The proteins below are encoded in one region of Deltaproteobacteria bacterium:
- a CDS encoding HAMP domain-containing protein has product MKLSIRYRLFLSILAATCLALLCMFLIMQWSINRGFIQYLNALEQGRLEKTAKSLEQAYAEQGSWDFLRNNPEIWIGRLLNAQSDHVDPWKRKAFEKRLEVPPPPPPPLGPHRPRWPFIVLDANRNPLFGTTEDLRERSFRPIVHNKETIGYIGGLPPIQFLNPLQLQFLTRQKSALILSALGLLLVVVLFSLPLANRLVRPIRALAGATRELASGKYAVRVPVSSSGKTGDELGQLAQDFNSMALTLEKNEKARRQWVADISHELRTPMAVLRGEIEALLEGIRPINPDAIRSLHAEALRLHRLIDDLYQLALSDLGALTYRKEWLDLAEVLRDALLPFQAEMSGKGIRLNTHFPEGFKISLWADAERLHQLFINLLDNSLKYTDPGGELFIRLDCRKGLAEITFADSAPGVPEEDLDRLFDRLYRVETSRSRALGGAGLGLAICKNIVEAHGGTVVARPSPRGGLEIQIILPDVEGCV; this is encoded by the coding sequence ATGAAACTGAGTATCCGTTATCGCCTTTTTCTCTCTATCCTTGCTGCCACCTGTCTGGCCCTGCTGTGTATGTTCCTCATCATGCAGTGGAGTATCAATCGGGGGTTCATCCAATATCTCAACGCCCTGGAGCAAGGCCGGCTCGAGAAGACGGCCAAAAGTCTGGAACAGGCCTATGCCGAACAGGGCAGTTGGGATTTCTTGCGGAATAATCCGGAAATCTGGATTGGACGTTTGCTGAATGCCCAATCCGATCATGTCGACCCCTGGAAAAGGAAGGCCTTCGAAAAGAGACTGGAAGTACCACCACCGCCCCCGCCGCCCCTGGGCCCGCACCGCCCCAGATGGCCTTTTATTGTTTTGGACGCCAACCGCAATCCCCTCTTTGGAACCACCGAAGATCTCAGGGAGAGGAGTTTCAGGCCCATCGTCCACAATAAGGAGACCATTGGTTATATCGGGGGGCTGCCTCCAATACAGTTTCTCAACCCCCTACAGCTTCAGTTTTTAACCCGGCAGAAATCGGCTTTGATCCTTTCGGCCTTGGGGTTGTTGCTGGTGGTGGTGCTGTTCTCATTGCCCCTGGCCAACCGTCTGGTCCGGCCCATCAGGGCTCTGGCTGGGGCCACCCGCGAACTGGCTTCCGGAAAGTATGCCGTTCGCGTCCCGGTCTCTTCTTCGGGTAAGACTGGCGATGAATTGGGACAACTGGCTCAGGATTTTAACAGCATGGCCCTGACCCTGGAGAAGAATGAAAAGGCCCGCCGCCAGTGGGTCGCCGACATTTCCCATGAGCTGCGGACCCCAATGGCCGTCCTGCGGGGTGAAATAGAGGCTTTACTGGAGGGGATACGCCCTATTAATCCGGATGCGATCCGGTCGCTCCATGCCGAGGCCCTTCGGCTTCATCGTCTGATTGATGATCTTTATCAGTTGGCTCTCTCCGATCTCGGGGCACTGACCTACCGGAAGGAATGGCTGGATTTAGCTGAAGTCCTGAGGGACGCCCTTTTACCTTTTCAGGCCGAGATGTCCGGTAAGGGTATCCGTCTCAACACGCATTTCCCCGAGGGATTCAAGATCTCTCTATGGGCCGATGCAGAGCGTTTGCACCAGCTTTTCATCAACCTCTTGGACAATTCCTTGAAATACACGGATCCGGGAGGGGAGTTGTTTATCCGTCTGGATTGCCGTAAGGGTCTGGCGGAAATAACCTTCGCAGATTCGGCCCCCGGAGTGCCGGAAGAGGATCTGGACCGGCTTTTCGACCGTCTCTACCGGGTGGAAACATCCCGGAGCCGGGCTCTGGGCGGGGCCGGGCTCGGTCTGGCCATCTGCAAAAATATCGTCGAGGCCCATGGGGGGACTGTTGTGGCCCGCCCCTCGCCCCGAGGGGGGCTGGAGATACAAATCATCCTCCCCGATGTCGAAGGATGCGTCTGA
- a CDS encoding glycosyltransferase family 4 protein has product MYNILHTEWSKGWGGQEIRIIQESLEFIKRGYRMMIACQPGSRIILAAEESGIPVIPLKMRTPLDPLAIWQCLQIIKRNSINLVHTHSSVDSWCCSIAAKLSGLPVIRSRHISAPIHPNYFSFFLYMKLADRVITSGKMIKEKMVKVNGYDSQKIVSIPTGINEKTCFPEPSKQWAREEFNIEKNDFLLGIVAMLRRWKGHLYLLEAIKTLQKKIPNIRLIITGDGPQEKNIRDYITYNGLTQTVIMTGYRNEVPQILNSLDLFVLPSYANEGIPQAILQAMALGIPIISTFAGGIEEVIQNGQTGTLVPPRNVQALSEAIDRVYRNREESLKMAHSARESILNHFSFRGMADNTENVYREALERNRPENVDISPIRIKTVKGFRNL; this is encoded by the coding sequence ATGTACAATATTTTACATACAGAATGGTCAAAAGGATGGGGTGGCCAGGAGATAAGGATCATTCAGGAATCTCTGGAATTCATAAAGAGAGGTTACCGAATGATGATCGCTTGTCAGCCCGGAAGCCGGATTATCTTGGCTGCAGAAGAAAGCGGCATCCCTGTTATTCCTTTAAAGATGAGAACGCCCTTAGATCCTTTAGCTATCTGGCAATGCCTTCAGATCATAAAAAGAAATTCGATTAACCTGGTTCACACCCACAGTTCAGTCGATAGTTGGTGCTGTTCCATTGCCGCCAAGTTGTCAGGCCTTCCGGTTATTCGAAGTCGTCACATCAGTGCACCCATCCATCCCAACTATTTTTCCTTCTTTTTATATATGAAATTGGCCGACCGGGTTATTACCAGCGGGAAAATGATCAAAGAAAAAATGGTCAAAGTGAATGGATATGATTCCCAAAAGATAGTTTCTATTCCTACGGGGATCAACGAAAAAACATGCTTTCCGGAACCCAGTAAGCAATGGGCCAGAGAGGAGTTTAATATAGAAAAAAATGATTTCCTTTTAGGGATCGTCGCCATGCTGAGGAGATGGAAAGGGCATCTTTATCTCTTGGAAGCTATAAAAACATTACAGAAGAAGATACCCAACATCAGATTGATTATCACCGGGGACGGCCCGCAGGAAAAAAATATCAGGGACTATATTACCTACAACGGTCTAACCCAAACCGTGATTATGACCGGTTATCGAAATGAGGTACCTCAAATTCTTAACAGCCTGGACTTATTCGTGCTTCCCTCCTATGCTAATGAGGGAATTCCGCAGGCCATCCTTCAGGCCATGGCTTTGGGGATTCCGATCATCTCCACCTTTGCCGGAGGTATCGAAGAAGTAATACAGAATGGACAGACCGGGACGCTGGTTCCCCCGCGGAATGTTCAAGCTTTAAGCGAAGCCATTGATCGGGTGTACCGAAACAGAGAGGAAAGCTTGAAAATGGCTCATAGTGCCCGGGAGTCAATCTTGAATCATTTTTCATTTAGAGGCATGGCCGATAATACCGAAAATGTTTATAGGGAAGCATTGGAAAGGAACCGTCCTGAAAACGTTGATATTTCCCCCATCAGAATTAAAACGGTCAAAGGTTTTCGAAATTTATAA
- a CDS encoding response regulator — protein MMGTILIVEDEPKLASLLVDYLKASGFDSFCLGNGLEVVPWAREYQPDLVLLDLMLPGRDGLEVCKELRTFSRVPIIMVTARIEEIDRLLGLELGADDYICKPFSPREVVARVKAVLRRTADGRTIQAQGLVLDENRYQATLDGKDLELTAVEFKLLHFLAAHPGRLYGRQQLMDHIYPDERIVSDRTIDSHIKKLRKKIAAVSPGQGFIHSVYGVGYKFETG, from the coding sequence CTGATGGGGACCATATTGATTGTCGAAGACGAACCGAAATTGGCCAGTCTTCTGGTCGATTATCTGAAGGCCTCCGGATTTGATTCCTTTTGTCTCGGAAACGGTCTGGAGGTGGTGCCCTGGGCCCGGGAGTACCAGCCGGATCTTGTACTCCTGGATTTGATGCTCCCCGGTCGGGACGGCCTGGAAGTCTGCAAGGAACTACGCACCTTTTCCAGGGTGCCGATCATCATGGTAACGGCACGGATCGAAGAGATCGACCGTCTGCTGGGTCTGGAACTCGGGGCCGATGATTACATCTGCAAGCCCTTCAGCCCCCGGGAGGTGGTGGCCCGGGTCAAGGCCGTCTTGCGCCGGACCGCCGACGGCCGGACGATCCAGGCCCAGGGGCTGGTCCTGGACGAAAATCGGTATCAGGCCACCCTGGATGGTAAAGATCTGGAACTCACCGCCGTGGAGTTCAAGCTGCTCCATTTCCTGGCCGCCCATCCCGGCCGCCTGTACGGACGTCAGCAACTCATGGACCATATCTATCCGGATGAACGGATCGTCAGCGACCGGACCATCGACAGCCACATCAAAAAACTGCGGAAAAAAATAGCCGCCGTCAGCCCCGGCCAGGGATTTATCCATTCCGTTTACGGGGTAGGGTATAAGTTTGAGACGGGATAG
- a CDS encoding helix-turn-helix domain-containing protein, whose amino-acid sequence MNKRKTYTGDFKAKVVLELIRNRKSLTELAAQYELHPNQIKNWKSLLLKQAVKLLDDKRRAGKLNQ is encoded by the coding sequence ATGAATAAACGTAAAACCTATACGGGCGACTTCAAGGCTAAAGTGGTTTTAGAATTAATCCGTAATAGAAAGAGCCTGACCGAACTGGCCGCTCAATATGAACTGCACCCCAACCAGATCAAAAACTGGAAATCCCTGCTCCTGAAACAAGCGGTCAAACTCCTCGATGACAAAAGGCGGGCAGGAAAACTAAATCAATAG
- a CDS encoding efflux RND transporter periplasmic adaptor subunit yields the protein MKSESHSESEVAQILEIDQSPAHRNRLKLSLILIVLVIVALTAAVIIWKTADKNDRVQYKNQEVKRGSLIVIVTATGTLQPTNKVEVGSELSGIIKSVEAEYNSRVKVGQILAKLDPSKLEAQVKQSRAALESAKGKVLQTQATVKETRTKLEQLQKVRELSGRKIPSQSEIDAAEAALERATADYASANAAVFQAQAALDANETDLSKAVIRSPINGIVLTRSVEPGQTVAASLQAPVLFTLAEDLTQMELHVNVDEADIGKVQKGQKATFTVAAYPNRIFEARITQTRYDASTTSGVVTYETVLKVDNSDLSLRPGMTATADITVKKVENAVLVPSTALRFTPPVQEEKKPSTGLVGALLPRPPGSPAKPTENIAGNRKQQVVWILKDKKLSAVPVTIGSTDGNMTEVMMGDLKPGMTVVVDTLSTGK from the coding sequence ATGAAATCAGAATCCCATAGTGAATCGGAGGTTGCCCAGATCCTGGAGATTGATCAATCACCGGCACACCGTAACCGGTTGAAACTATCGTTGATTTTAATTGTTCTGGTAATCGTTGCCCTGACCGCTGCGGTGATTATCTGGAAAACGGCAGATAAAAACGATAGGGTTCAATATAAGAACCAGGAAGTGAAGCGAGGAAGTCTGATCGTCATCGTCACGGCCACAGGCACCCTGCAACCGACCAACAAGGTCGAAGTGGGCAGCGAATTATCCGGCATCATCAAAAGTGTTGAAGCAGAATACAACAGCCGGGTAAAGGTCGGCCAGATCCTGGCAAAATTAGACCCATCGAAACTTGAAGCGCAGGTCAAGCAATCCAGGGCCGCCCTGGAATCCGCCAAGGGAAAGGTCTTGCAGACCCAGGCGACCGTTAAGGAAACCCGCACCAAACTGGAACAGCTTCAAAAAGTCAGAGAGTTGAGCGGCAGGAAGATCCCCTCACAATCCGAAATCGATGCGGCTGAAGCGGCCCTTGAACGGGCAACGGCCGATTACGCCAGCGCCAATGCGGCGGTTTTCCAGGCTCAAGCCGCCCTCGACGCCAATGAGACGGACCTGTCCAAAGCGGTCATCCGCTCGCCCATTAACGGCATCGTACTAACCCGCAGCGTGGAACCGGGCCAAACTGTGGCCGCCTCCCTTCAAGCCCCGGTGCTGTTTACTCTGGCCGAAGATTTAACCCAAATGGAACTCCACGTGAATGTAGACGAGGCCGATATAGGTAAAGTACAGAAAGGCCAAAAGGCCACCTTCACCGTTGCCGCTTACCCGAACCGGATTTTTGAGGCACGGATCACCCAGACCCGATATGATGCGTCAACAACGTCGGGGGTCGTGACCTATGAAACCGTTTTAAAAGTCGATAACTCGGATTTGTCCCTCCGGCCGGGCATGACGGCTACTGCGGACATCACGGTCAAGAAAGTGGAAAACGCAGTCCTGGTACCCAGTACTGCCCTGCGCTTTACTCCGCCGGTCCAGGAGGAAAAGAAGCCTTCCACCGGCCTGGTTGGCGCACTGCTTCCGCGGCCCCCCGGTTCCCCGGCCAAACCGACCGAAAACATTGCCGGCAACAGAAAACAACAGGTGGTCTGGATATTAAAGGACAAAAAACTCTCAGCCGTCCCGGTTACGATCGGGTCGACAGATGGCAATATGACTGAAGTTATGATGGGCGACCTCAAGCCGGGGATGACGGTCGTGGTCGACACCCTCAGTACGGGGAAATGA
- a CDS encoding ABC transporter ATP-binding protein: MKAFSQKDHHTLIELKGVTKIYGTGQATMQALRGIDLRIKEGDFLAVMGPSGSGKSTCMNILGCLDTPTAGVYKFKGLEVGKLTRNQRTRLRRFYLGFIFQGFNLLNRTSVLENVELPLIYRGVPAGVRRARALQAVGMVGLKGWEAHTPGELSGGQQQRVAIARAIVNEPAVLFADEPTGNLDTARSREIMDLLTGLNRDRGITIVMVTHEPDMAAYAGRMVRFLDGLVASDEQNGREA; encoded by the coding sequence ATGAAGGCCTTCAGCCAAAAGGACCATCACACCCTTATTGAGCTTAAGGGCGTGACCAAAATATACGGCACCGGCCAGGCGACCATGCAGGCACTACGCGGCATCGACCTCCGCATTAAGGAAGGTGATTTCCTGGCAGTGATGGGACCAAGCGGTTCGGGCAAGTCCACTTGCATGAATATCCTTGGCTGCTTAGATACGCCAACTGCCGGGGTTTATAAATTTAAAGGCCTCGAGGTAGGCAAACTGACCCGCAATCAGCGTACGCGGTTACGCCGGTTTTACCTTGGTTTTATCTTTCAGGGGTTTAATTTGTTAAACCGCACCTCGGTGCTGGAGAACGTGGAACTGCCCTTGATTTATCGAGGTGTCCCCGCCGGGGTCCGGCGAGCCCGCGCCCTTCAGGCCGTGGGTATGGTCGGTCTCAAGGGATGGGAAGCCCATACACCGGGCGAACTCTCCGGTGGTCAGCAGCAGCGGGTAGCCATTGCCCGGGCCATCGTCAACGAGCCTGCCGTGCTGTTTGCCGACGAACCCACGGGTAACCTGGATACAGCCCGAAGCCGTGAAATCATGGATTTGCTCACCGGGCTGAACCGCGACCGGGGAATCACCATCGTTATGGTCACTCACGAACCGGATATGGCCGCCTATGCCGGGCGCATGGTCCGTTTTTTAGATGGCCTGGTTGCGTCAGACGAGCAAAATGGGAGGGAAGCCTGA
- a CDS encoding efflux transporter outer membrane subunit: protein MDLAIKRSRPWLSLWLTILILSGCATVGPDYIPPATELSATWHTGLKGGLTDDQQASRDLEAWWTLLNDPELSSLVHRAVAGNLDLKKARARVREARARRGQARADHFPTLDFQATGSRSRSSEATGAVMTSDLYAMGFDAGWELDIFGGVRRSVEAAEATFQASQEDWRDVLVSLLAEVALNYVDVRIYQARMAVAEANLASQDETCRLTSWRYQAGLSDEMAVQQSRYNLENTRSQIPSLRTGLEEALNRIAVLLGEQPGKIHEKLKKKAPLPVTPLRIAVGVPADALRRRPDVRRAERELAAQTARIGVATADLYPKFKLTGSIGLEALALNNLLSAGSQTYSFGPGITWPLFAGGAIRQNIEVQSVLQEQSLIAYEAAVLNALEEVENALAAYAEEQFRRDALRDATEAAKQAAELAQKKYQGGLTDFSNVLEAQRSLLSFQDQLTQSAGKVTSNLIRLYKTLGGGWTSLSTGDGKND, encoded by the coding sequence ATGGATTTGGCAATCAAGAGGTCAAGGCCCTGGCTTTCCCTATGGCTCACCATCCTTATCCTCAGCGGATGCGCAACCGTAGGACCCGATTATATACCTCCCGCCACGGAGCTGTCGGCCACCTGGCACACCGGGCTCAAAGGGGGTTTGACCGACGATCAGCAGGCCTCCCGGGACCTGGAAGCCTGGTGGACCCTGCTCAATGATCCGGAACTTTCCAGCCTGGTTCATCGCGCCGTAGCCGGCAATCTCGATCTGAAGAAAGCCCGGGCCCGGGTGCGGGAGGCACGCGCCCGAAGAGGCCAGGCCAGGGCCGATCACTTCCCCACTCTCGACTTCCAGGCCACGGGCAGCCGGAGCCGCAGCAGCGAAGCGACGGGAGCCGTTATGACCAGTGATCTTTATGCCATGGGCTTTGATGCCGGCTGGGAACTGGATATCTTCGGCGGTGTCCGCCGCTCCGTTGAAGCTGCAGAGGCAACTTTCCAGGCCAGTCAGGAAGACTGGCGTGATGTGCTCGTCTCGCTGCTGGCCGAGGTGGCCCTGAACTATGTGGATGTCCGTATCTATCAAGCCCGAATGGCCGTGGCCGAAGCAAACCTGGCGTCCCAGGACGAGACTTGCCGGTTGACCTCATGGCGGTATCAGGCGGGTTTGAGCGATGAGATGGCAGTACAACAGTCCCGCTACAACCTCGAAAACACCCGCTCACAGATACCGTCCCTGCGCACCGGGCTGGAAGAGGCCCTGAACCGCATTGCCGTGCTTCTGGGAGAACAGCCGGGCAAGATCCATGAGAAATTAAAGAAAAAAGCGCCCCTGCCGGTCACGCCTCTGAGGATCGCCGTCGGTGTGCCGGCCGATGCCCTTCGTCGCCGACCCGATGTGCGCCGGGCCGAACGGGAACTGGCGGCCCAGACCGCCAGGATTGGTGTGGCCACGGCGGATCTCTATCCCAAATTCAAATTAACCGGGTCCATCGGTCTGGAAGCCCTCGCACTCAATAACCTGCTTTCTGCCGGCAGCCAAACCTATAGCTTCGGTCCCGGTATCACCTGGCCGCTTTTCGCCGGGGGAGCTATCCGCCAAAACATAGAGGTCCAGTCCGTCCTGCAGGAACAGTCATTGATCGCCTATGAAGCCGCCGTGCTCAATGCCCTGGAAGAAGTTGAAAATGCCCTTGCAGCCTATGCCGAGGAGCAATTCCGCAGGGATGCGTTAAGAGATGCGACTGAAGCAGCGAAACAGGCGGCTGAGCTTGCTCAAAAAAAGTACCAGGGAGGCCTTACGGATTTCAGTAATGTACTGGAGGCCCAGCGTTCACTCCTGTCATTTCAGGATCAGTTGACCCAGAGCGCCGGGAAAGTGACCTCCAACCTGATTCGTTTGTACAAGACCTTGGGGGGAGGATGGACCTCTCTGTCCACCGGCGATGGAAAAAATGATTAA
- a CDS encoding EF-hand domain-containing protein — MSSSIGSIGGLGNNNYLFQMNARPMQQRQDDLFSQIDSDSSSGIDKTEFSVFAKKLSQDSGNSIDVDDVFSTYDTDGDGSLSSDEIKSFMQDNPPPPPPNGISGGPQGPDDLFAKLDGNSDSGIDKSEFSTFSEKLSEDTGNTINVDDVFSIYDTDGDGSLNTEEMKSFMKDNAPSPPPPGQMQQAASAYGTDQSSDQMSTLLDLLKNISDLVGSSANGNGSSISTYLSKVMETISNGGGSSVLNVTA; from the coding sequence ATGTCAAGCAGCATCGGCAGCATAGGCGGCCTGGGCAATAACAATTACCTGTTTCAGATGAATGCCCGGCCCATGCAACAACGTCAGGATGATCTATTCAGCCAAATCGACAGTGACAGCAGCAGCGGGATAGATAAAACGGAGTTTTCCGTCTTTGCCAAGAAACTATCTCAGGATAGCGGAAATTCCATCGATGTGGATGATGTTTTTTCCACTTATGATACGGACGGCGATGGGTCTTTGAGCAGTGATGAGATAAAGAGCTTCATGCAGGATAATCCACCCCCGCCGCCTCCTAACGGCATAAGCGGCGGCCCCCAGGGCCCGGACGATCTGTTCGCTAAATTAGATGGTAACAGTGACAGCGGGATCGACAAGTCCGAGTTTTCCACCTTCTCCGAAAAGCTCTCGGAGGATACGGGCAACACTATCAATGTGGATGATGTTTTTTCCATCTATGATACGGACGGTGATGGGTCCTTGAACACGGAGGAGATGAAGTCCTTCATGAAGGATAACGCTCCCTCCCCTCCTCCGCCGGGCCAAATGCAACAGGCCGCATCGGCCTATGGGACAGACCAGAGCAGCGACCAGATGTCTACTCTGCTGGACTTGCTTAAGAACATCTCCGACCTGGTTGGATCAAGCGCCAATGGTAACGGCAGTTCCATAAGTACCTATCTATCGAAGGTCATGGAAACCATCAGCAACGGGGGGGGCAGCTCAGTGCTCAATGTAACCGCATAG
- a CDS encoding Spy/CpxP family protein refolding chaperone → MENNCTPIQDSKNAENATLKRPYIVTVLFVLFLDLVFLFIMALWAGKASAKTGGPMPPPMGFGMMGGGKHPEMKPFPPGLPGDGMRLEMMMDGGHPIWRHIRDLGLDEKQKGEIQELRSRVMKEMIRKRADEQIAGMELKDLLEKDPVDMNAVETKLKRIEIIRMEMHLSLIRAVEEVKSKLTPNQRKKLQEMHKTRPGIRERSREEEMMDNRLGRLSPWERGKDEDTAREMGHR, encoded by the coding sequence ATGGAAAACAATTGCACGCCGATCCAGGATTCTAAAAATGCAGAGAACGCAACACTGAAAAGACCGTATATCGTAACAGTTCTTTTTGTCCTGTTCTTAGATCTGGTTTTTCTCTTTATAATGGCCCTCTGGGCCGGAAAGGCTTCAGCCAAAACAGGCGGTCCAATGCCCCCGCCCATGGGTTTTGGGATGATGGGAGGCGGGAAGCATCCGGAAATGAAGCCCTTTCCGCCCGGTTTGCCGGGCGACGGAATGAGGCTCGAGATGATGATGGATGGCGGGCACCCGATATGGCGACACATCAGGGATCTCGGGCTTGACGAGAAACAGAAAGGGGAAATACAGGAGTTGAGAAGCAGGGTAATGAAAGAGATGATCAGGAAAAGGGCCGATGAGCAGATCGCCGGGATGGAGTTAAAAGACCTTCTCGAAAAGGACCCAGTCGATATGAATGCGGTCGAGACGAAGCTTAAACGGATAGAGATCATAAGAATGGAAATGCACCTTTCCCTCATCAGGGCCGTGGAAGAGGTTAAATCAAAGTTAACACCGAACCAGAGAAAAAAACTCCAGGAGATGCATAAAACAAGGCCCGGAATAAGGGAAAGAAGCCGGGAGGAAGAGATGATGGATAATCGTCTGGGCAGGCTTTCGCCTTGGGAGAGGGGAAAGGATGAGGATACGGCTCGGGAAATGGGCCACAGGTAA
- a CDS encoding periplasmic heavy metal sensor, with translation MKGKLKIRTIALILILMAGPVHAFGPGTRGQGGFTRGGGRPTENRLLNLTPQQELKLNTLRGKFLDETIFLRSDISKNLLELRILWKNPNPDKDKINTQKKGIMELYTRFQIKATENRLEAQTFLTPEQVEKLPVFDLRLDIEPYLGLGPKTPSSN, from the coding sequence ATGAAAGGTAAACTCAAAATCCGGACGATCGCTTTAATTTTAATTCTAATGGCCGGTCCGGTTCATGCCTTTGGCCCGGGCACCAGGGGCCAAGGTGGTTTTACGCGCGGGGGAGGCAGGCCAACTGAAAATAGATTACTGAACCTCACCCCGCAACAGGAGCTCAAGTTAAATACTTTGCGGGGAAAATTCTTGGACGAGACCATATTTCTTCGAAGCGATATATCAAAGAATCTATTGGAACTTCGAATTCTTTGGAAAAACCCAAATCCGGATAAGGATAAGATTAATACCCAAAAAAAGGGAATTATGGAGTTGTACACCCGGTTCCAAATCAAGGCCACTGAAAATAGATTAGAGGCTCAAACTTTTCTAACCCCGGAACAGGTGGAAAAATTACCAGTTTTTGATCTGCGTTTGGATATAGAACCCTATTTGGGCCTTGGTCCCAAGACCCCTTCCTCAAATTGA
- a CDS encoding TetR/AcrR family transcriptional regulator, translating to MNPDILASPRNSRSGRSLGTKGEATRAAILDTAHEVFKEMGYYKSSISEITRRCQVSLATFYKYFNNKEQVFLEMNDLIRFRFTEKASSLKLQGLDFPGRLREVIRLLYSHTRDHFAFHRILGESELIDRVTIAYYEFIAGYFRDFLRREAHSENIRPVDPDIVAYGLIGICYFQPLRKTKVKEGFSKETLVDLITDLAINGISGPARWNKPRDWDILNRPNPDPIRPGEDEPLTKGEKTRQMILLAAEKMFGQLGVNRTNISDITREAGVALGTFYIHYESKSELLEGLVKYANHLIRRDLQRAVMKVDDRRDVERIAILTSFDFIHHHKWIYRIVPEFEMINQDVALWYYIKISEGYIRGLDQGIQKGEIRHLPSTFLAWSLIGYMHFIALKWIVWPDAPQTKISDALIRDVIEFILHGLKPAKKIIKR from the coding sequence GTGAACCCTGATATCTTGGCATCACCCCGAAATTCGCGTTCCGGACGCTCTCTCGGAACCAAAGGAGAGGCCACCCGGGCCGCTATCCTTGATACCGCCCACGAGGTTTTCAAAGAAATGGGTTATTATAAATCTTCCATTTCAGAAATCACTCGTCGATGCCAGGTGTCCCTGGCTACCTTTTATAAATACTTTAATAACAAGGAACAGGTGTTTCTCGAAATGAACGACCTGATCCGGTTTCGTTTTACGGAGAAGGCCTCCTCCTTGAAGCTTCAAGGGTTAGACTTCCCGGGCCGCTTGAGAGAGGTCATTCGTCTCCTTTACTCCCATACCCGCGATCATTTTGCCTTCCATAGGATATTGGGAGAGTCGGAACTTATCGACCGGGTGACCATCGCCTATTATGAATTCATAGCAGGGTACTTTCGGGACTTCCTGAGGAGGGAAGCGCACTCGGAGAATATTCGACCGGTGGATCCGGATATTGTCGCCTATGGGTTAATCGGGATTTGCTATTTCCAGCCGTTAAGAAAGACTAAGGTAAAGGAGGGGTTCTCCAAAGAGACCCTGGTCGATTTGATCACGGATTTAGCGATCAATGGCATCAGCGGTCCGGCCCGGTGGAATAAACCGCGAGACTGGGATATCCTGAACAGACCGAATCCCGATCCCATAAGGCCGGGAGAGGACGAACCGTTGACCAAGGGAGAGAAAACAAGGCAGATGATCCTGCTGGCTGCAGAAAAAATGTTCGGGCAGTTGGGAGTCAATCGCACCAATATTTCCGACATAACCCGCGAAGCCGGCGTTGCCTTGGGCACTTTTTACATTCATTATGAGAGCAAGAGCGAACTCCTCGAGGGACTGGTGAAATACGCTAATCATCTTATACGGAGGGATTTGCAGCGGGCCGTCATGAAGGTTGACGACCGAAGGGATGTCGAGCGCATCGCGATCCTGACCAGTTTTGATTTCATTCACCACCACAAATGGATTTACAGGATAGTCCCTGAATTTGAGATGATCAATCAGGACGTTGCGCTCTGGTACTACATTAAGATATCTGAGGGCTATATCAGAGGACTCGACCAGGGGATACAAAAGGGGGAGATACGCCATCTGCCTTCGACTTTTCTGGCCTGGTCCCTTATCGGGTATATGCATTTCATCGCTTTGAAGTGGATCGTCTGGCCCGATGCCCCGCAGACAAAAATTTCCGATGCCCTGATCAGGGATGTCATTGAATTTATTCTTCATGGCTTGAAGCCTGCAAAAAAAATCATAAAAAGATAA